In one window of Anser cygnoides isolate HZ-2024a breed goose chromosome 3, Taihu_goose_T2T_genome, whole genome shotgun sequence DNA:
- the CITED2 gene encoding cbp/p300-interacting transactivator 2, producing MAEHMMAMNHGRFPDGSGGLHHHPAHRLGMGQFPTPHHHQQQQHQQQQQQQQQPHAFSALMGDHIHYGAGNMNASGGVRHAMGPGSVAGGHPAGSMPPAARFSGSQFLAPAVGSPGGQLSASMQLQKLNNQYFSHHPYPHSHYMPDLHPGSHQLNGSSQHFRDCNPKHGGSGSGLPPAVPHVPAAMLPPNVIDTDFIDEEVLMSLVIEMGLDRIKELPELWLGQNEFDFMTDFVCKQQPSRVSC from the coding sequence ATGGCAGAGCACATGATGGCCATGAACCACGGGCGATTCCCCGACGGCTCCGGCGGgctccaccaccaccctgcGCACCGGCTGGGCATGGGGCAGTTTCCCACCCCCcatcaccaccagcagcagcagcaccagcagcagcagcagcagcagcagcagccgcacGCCTTCAGCGCCCTGATGGGCGACCATATACATTACGGAGCGGGGAATATGAACGCGAGCGGCGGGGTCCGGCACGCCATGGGGCCGGGCAGCGTGGCCGGGGGGCACCCGGCCGGCAGCatgccgcccgccgcccgcttCAGCGGCTCCCAGTTCCTGGCCCCCGCCGTGGGCAGCCCGGGAGGGCAGCTGAGCGCCAGCATGCAGCTCCAGAAGCTGAACAACCAGTACTTCAGCCACCACCCGTACCCCCACAGCCACTACATGCCGGACTTGCACCCCGGCAGCCACCAGCTGAACGGCAGCAGCCAGCATTTCAGGGACTGCAACCCCAAGCAcggcggcagcggcagcggctTGCCGCCCGCCGTCCCCCACGTCCCCGCGGCGATGCTGCCGCCCAATGTCATAGACACTGACTTCATCGACGAGGAGGTCCTCATGTCCTTAGTCATCGAGATGGGGCTGGATCGCATCAAGGAGCTCCCCGAGCTGTGGTTGGGACAGAACGAGTTTGACTTCATGACAGACTTCGTTTGCAAacagcagcccagcagggtgAGCTGCtga